The Sphingobium sp. JS3065 genome includes a region encoding these proteins:
- a CDS encoding DNA -binding domain-containing protein: protein MSTNQFADRAPEVSQLTAYDESHLTVYLRLLDADEGGADWREAAAAILGVDAAAEPQRAKAMHDSHLARARWMTDVGYAHLLGCERPLRH, encoded by the coding sequence ATGAGCACCAACCAATTCGCCGATCGCGCGCCGGAGGTATCGCAGCTCACGGCCTATGACGAAAGCCATCTCACTGTCTATTTGCGGCTGCTCGATGCGGACGAAGGAGGAGCGGACTGGCGCGAGGCGGCGGCCGCGATCCTCGGTGTGGACGCAGCCGCCGAGCCGCAACGAGCCAAGGCGATGCACGATAGCCACCTTGCTCGCGCGCGGTGGATGACGGACGTGGGTTACGCGCATCTACTCGGCTGCGAGCGCCCGCTAAGGCATTAA
- a CDS encoding transcriptional regulator domain-containing protein: protein MRRNHTYRAEHAQMQQRIADGAVVKNAAETAFARRWGLSFRHCAG from the coding sequence TTGCGGCGAAACCACACCTATCGCGCCGAACATGCGCAGATGCAGCAACGCATCGCCGACGGCGCCGTCGTCAAGAACGCCGCCGAGACGGCGTTCGCGCGGCGCTGGGGGTTATCCTTTCGCCACTGCGCCGGATGA